The following are from one region of the Halarcobacter sp. genome:
- a CDS encoding peptidase U32 family protein: MDNKKVELLSPAGNLEKLKIAFKYGADAVYGGVSHFSLRIRSGKEFTYETFKEGIDYAHSQGKKVYATINGFPFNSQIELLKKHIIEMAKLEPDALIVAAPGVVRLCRELAPNIPIHLSTQANVMNYLDAQVYYDMGVRRIIAAREISLKDVKEIKKHLPDMEIEIFVHGSMCFAYSGRCLVSAVQMGRVPNRGSCANDCRFEYTLYAANEDHSTLFRLEEEPGIGTYIFNAKDMNLASHLDEILESGAVDSVKIEGRTKSPYYAAVTAYAYRSAIDDFYANKFESEKYQTELATTKNRGFTDAYLVHRPFEKNDTQNHEYALSKGSFEVSGLVTEDEEHFMCKYKTYPNEETEIFAPLGSTIEEVDNEIGKIYKKEDGKYYISFKKILTETNKELESVHSGNTNKIKLPGKLPYLTMLRIENLDETCSTGGCGN; this comes from the coding sequence ATGGATAATAAAAAAGTAGAACTACTTTCACCAGCTGGAAACTTAGAAAAATTGAAAATTGCTTTTAAATATGGTGCAGATGCCGTATATGGTGGAGTTAGTCATTTTAGTTTAAGAATTAGAAGTGGAAAAGAATTTACCTATGAAACTTTTAAAGAGGGTATTGATTATGCCCACTCACAAGGTAAAAAAGTTTATGCAACAATAAATGGATTTCCATTTAATTCTCAAATTGAATTATTAAAAAAACATATTATAGAGATGGCAAAATTAGAGCCAGATGCTTTAATTGTAGCAGCACCAGGTGTTGTTAGACTTTGTAGAGAATTAGCACCAAATATACCAATACACCTTTCAACACAAGCAAATGTTATGAATTATCTTGATGCACAAGTTTATTATGATATGGGTGTTAGAAGAATTATTGCAGCAAGGGAAATCTCACTTAAAGATGTAAAAGAGATAAAAAAACACTTACCTGATATGGAGATAGAGATATTTGTTCATGGTTCAATGTGTTTTGCTTATAGTGGTAGATGCTTAGTAAGTGCTGTACAAATGGGAAGAGTTCCAAATAGGGGATCTTGTGCAAACGATTGTAGATTTGAATACACACTTTATGCTGCAAATGAAGATCATAGTACACTATTTAGACTTGAAGAGGAACCAGGTATAGGAACATATATTTTCAATGCAAAAGATATGAATTTAGCTTCTCATCTTGACGAAATCTTAGAGTCTGGTGCAGTTGATTCAGTTAAGATTGAAGGTAGAACAAAATCTCCTTATTATGCTGCTGTTACAGCATATGCTTACAGATCAGCAATTGATGATTTTTATGCAAATAAGTTTGAGTCAGAAAAATATCAAACAGAGTTGGCAACTACAAAAAACAGAGGTTTTACTGATGCTTATTTAGTTCATAGACCTTTTGAAAAAAATGATACTCAAAACCATGAATATGCTTTAAGTAAAGGTAGTTTTGAAGTAAGTGGATTAGTAACAGAAGATGAAGAACATTTTATGTGTAAATATAAAACTTATCCAAATGAAGAAACAGAAATCTTTGCTCCATTGGGTTCAACTATTGAAGAAGTTGATAATGAGATAGGAAAAATTTATAAAAAAGAGGATGGTAAATATTATATTAGTTTCAAAAAAATCCTTACAGAAACAAATAAAGAACTAGAATCAGTTCACAGTGGAAATACTAATAAAATTAAATTACCAGGGAAACTTCCTTATTTAACTATGTTAAGAATAGAAAATCTTGATGAGACTTGTTCTACAGGTGGTTGTGGCAATTAA